One Fusarium poae strain DAOMC 252244 chromosome 4, whole genome shotgun sequence DNA window includes the following coding sequences:
- a CDS encoding hypothetical protein (TransMembrane:16 (o131-151i203-229o235-253i260-282o302-329i376-398o444-470i503-522o528-553i574-594o614-636i648-669o681-702i709-725o731-747i768-786o)~BUSCO:5913at5125), translating to MSEVRKPGSALPVEHIGQSISGPSGRLSTSLEIEDPPPENLKHRLHEWAGTGARNDDEDDQGEEYELLMDPNLPREYETRRKNSQESGDEAALIKDDDSDQHEEEENSPYPEVRAAVRNFDEDLPCNTVRAWTIGMLLVVVGASMNTLFSLRQPSISIGPLIAQIVAWPMGHGWAKFVPEREFTTFGTTWTLNPGPFNVKEHAIIVVMASVSFSVAYATDIILAQVIFYKQDFGIVFQLLLTISTQSVGYGIAGMLRKFLVYPASMIWPENLAGVTLMNAMYERNDAPDPSVLGGAMHRYKWFAIVTACSFFYYFIPGFLAQFLSIFAVATWMAPQNPIVNQLFGGQTGLSLLPITFDWTQIAGYVGSPLIPPWHAIANTLIGVVVFFVVGSSFLHYGGAWYGEYLPMSDSGTYDNTGARYNTTRILTKDFTLNEEEYKNYSPLFISTTFAISYGLSFAAISSLVVYTYLHNGKQIWQQWRNSTNEKPDVHMKLMRKYKEAPTWWYMSLFAIMLLIGFYTVLGYPTNLSWWAFLLAIAISFGFALPIGIIQAVTNTQIGLNVLTEFLYGYLQPGRPLALMIFKTYGYITMAQSLRFVSDLKFGHYMKIPPRTMFLSQVVATTFSCFIQIVVLNLSLNNIPDVCEQHQVDHFTCPGGRVFFAASIIWGLLGPARMFSPGQVYSGLFVFFVIGAITPVVIYFLAKRRPKSPVRFLMAPLIFGGAGAMPPATPLNYLSWGAVGFVFQFWIKKRHFRWWSRLNFLTSSALDLGLALATLFIFFAFTLHGIDPPSWWGNDIVSSTMDVQGTAIQAHVAEGARFGPKSW from the exons ATGTCTGAAGTTCGGAAGCCGGGGTCGGCATTACCGGTCGAACATATCGGCCAAAGCATATCAGGTCCCAGCGGACGGCTCTCAACATCATTAGAGATTGAAGACCCGCCCCCCGAAAATCTCAAGCATCGTCTACATGAGTGGGCAGGCACTGGAGCACGCaacgatgacgaagatgatcaGGGTGAAGAATACGAGCTTCTCATGGACCCAAACCTTCCCCGGGAGTATGAGACGAGACGAAAAAACTCACAAGAGTCTGGCGACGAAGCGGCTTTGATCAAGGATGATGACTCAGACCAacatgaggaagaagagaactCACCCTATCCTGAAGTTCGGGCTGCGGTGCGTAACTTTGATGAGGATCTCCCATGCAATACTGTACGAGCATGGACTATAGGAATGCTACTCGTTGTTGTGGGTGCTTCTATGAACACTTTGTTCTCACTACGTCAACCGTCTATTAGCATTGGTCCTCTTATCGCTCAAATCGTTGCATGGCCAATGGGTCATGGCTGGGCCAAATTTGTGCCAGAGCGGGAGTTTACCACTTTTGGTACAACGTGGACTCTCAACCCTGGACCGTTCAACGTGAAGGAACACGCCATCATTGTTGTTATGGCCAGTGTCTCGTTCTCAGTTGCATATGCCACTGATATCATTCTGGCACAAGTCATTTTCTACAAGCAAGACTTTGGTATTGTGTTCCAGCTTCTGTTGACCATCTCAACTCAATCAGTGGGTTACGGCATCGCAGGTATGCTGCGGAAATTCTTGG TGTATCCTGCATCCATGATCTGGCCCGAGAATCTTGCTGGCGTTACTCTTATGAATGCCATGTACGAGAGAAACGATGCTCCAGATCCTAGTGTTTTAGGAGGCGCAATGCACCGGTACAAATGGTTCGCAATTGTGACTGCATGCTCCTTTTTCTATTACTTCATCCCGGGTTTCCTGGCTCAATTTCTAAGCATCTTTGCCGTAGCTACTTGGATGGCCCCTCAAAATCCCATTGTGAACCAGCTATTCGGAGGCCAGACAGGTCTGTCTCTTCTTCCTATTACTTTTGACTGGACACAGATTGCAGGTTACGTTGGTTCGCCGCTCATTCCGCCGTG GCATGCTATCGCCAATACTCTCATTGGTGTCGTTGTCTTCTTTGTTGTTGGATCTTCTTTCCTTCACTACGGAGGAGCATGGTATGGCGAGTATCTGCCAATGAGCGACTCTGGTACATATGACAATACCGGAGCTCGCTACAACACCACGCGGATTCTCACAAAGGACTTCACACTAAACGAAGAAGAGTACAAAAACTACTCACCTCTTTTCATCAG TACAACCTTTGCAATTTCTTACGGCCTGTCCTTTGCTGCTATATCTTCACTTGTCGTGTACACTTATCTGCACAACGGCAAACAGATCTGGCAACAATGGAGAAATAGCACAAATGAAAAGCCTGATGTACACATGAAACTCATGAGGAAGTATAAAGAAGCGCCTACTTGGTGGTACATGTCACTCTTTGCAATT ATGCTCCTGATTGGATTCTATACAGTGCTTGGCTATCCTACCAACCTCTCCTGGTGGGCCTTTCTGCTTGCCATCGCGATCTCTTTTGGATTTGCTCTCCCTATAGGCATCATTCAGGCTGTGACGAATACTCAAATTGGCTTGAACGTCTTGACAGAATTCTTATACGGATACCTCCAACCAGGTCGACCTCTGGCCCTGATGAT TTTTAAAACATATGGATACATCACAAT GGCGCAGTCTCTTCGTTTTGTCTCGGATTTGAAGTTTGGACACTACATGAAGATCCCTCCTCGAACTATGTTCTTGTCTCAAGTTGTCGCCACAACATTCTCGTGTTTTATTCAGATCGTTGTTCTGAACCTGTCTCTGAATAATATCCCCGACGTCTGTGAGCAACATCAGGTAGATCACTTTACGTGTCCCGGAGGTCGCGTCTTCTTCGCTG CCTCCATAATATGGGGCCTCCTCGGACCTGCCCGCATGTTCTCGCCTGGCCAAGTCTACTCTGGgctctttgtctttttcgTCATTGGTGCCATAACTCCTGTTGTTATCTACTTCCTGGCCAAGCGCAGGCCCAAGTCTCCTGTGCGTTTCCTCATGGCACCTCTCATATTCGGAGGTGCAGGGGCTATGCCGCCTGCGACACCTCTCAACTATCTTTCTTGGGGGGCAGTGGGCTTCGTCTTCCAATTCTGGATCAAGAAACGCCACTTCAGATGGTGGTCAAGACTTAACTTCCTTACATCATCGGCACTCGATCTTGGGCTTGCCCTTGCGACTTTGTTCATCTTCTTTGCGTTCACGCTGCATGGTATCGACCCGCCAAGCTGGTGGGGAAACGACATCGTCTCATCGACCATGGATGTCCAAGGTACCGCGATACAAGCACATGTAGCTGAGGGAGCGCGGTTCGGGCCTAAGAGCTGGTGA